A single window of Streptomyces sudanensis DNA harbors:
- a CDS encoding HPr family phosphocarrier protein, with amino-acid sequence MAERRVNVGWAEGLHARPASILVRAATASGVPVRVARAGGAPVSAASVLAVLGLGARGGEEIVISSEAEDADAALDRLAKLVAEGLEELPETV; translated from the coding sequence ATGGCTGAGCGCCGCGTCAACGTCGGTTGGGCCGAGGGCCTGCACGCCCGACCCGCTTCCATCCTCGTCCGTGCCGCCACGGCCTCCGGCGTCCCCGTGAGGGTCGCCAGGGCCGGCGGCGCCCCGGTCAGCGCCGCGTCGGTGCTCGCGGTGCTCGGCCTGGGCGCGCGGGGCGGCGAGGAGATCGTCATCTCCTCCGAGGCCGAGGACGCGGACGCGGCGCTGGACCGGCTGGCGAAACTGGTCGCCGAGGGCCTCGAAGAGCTTCCCGAGACGGTCTGA
- a CDS encoding GNAT family N-acetyltransferase, which yields MPNPSDQSAHAYPDHWEADVVLRDGGTARIRPIAADDAERLVSFYEQVSDESKYYRFFAPYPRLSAKDVHHFTHHDYVDRVGLAATVGGEFIATVRYDRIDAEGRPASAPADEAEVTFLVQDAHQGRGVASALLEHIAAVARERGIRRFAAEVLPANTRMIKVFTDAGYTQKRSFEDGAVRLHLDLEPTDRSLAVQRAREQRAEARSVQRLLAPGSVAVVGAGRTPGGVGRTVLRNLAGAGFTGRLYAVNRALPRGGATLDGVPAHRSVGDIGEPVDLAVVAVSAEHVPDAVADCGEHGVRGLVVLSTDYAESGPAGRERQRALVRQARSYGMRVIGPNAFGVINTAGDVRLNASLAPHLPATGRIGLFTQSGAIGIALLSGLHRRGAGVSSFVSAGNRADVSGNDILQYWYEDPGTDVALLYLESIGNPRKFTRLARRTAAVKPVVVVKGARHSGSAPPGHAVPTTRVPHTTVSALLRQAGVIRVDTVTELVDVGLLLAGQPLPRGPRVAILGNSESLGLLAYDACLTEGLRPLPPRDLTTAATPDDFRAALTGALHDDACDAVVVTAIPWVPRQGAAGPAGGGAALAGALREARAAAPAKPVVVVHVELGALADALAAATGTGPERRDPPGPVGPALRPGGADRTGH from the coding sequence ATGCCGAACCCGTCCGATCAGTCGGCGCACGCGTACCCCGACCACTGGGAAGCCGACGTGGTGCTGCGCGACGGCGGCACCGCGCGGATCAGGCCGATCGCCGCGGACGACGCCGAGCGCCTGGTCAGCTTCTACGAGCAGGTCTCGGACGAGTCGAAGTACTACCGGTTCTTCGCCCCTTATCCCCGGCTCTCCGCCAAGGACGTGCACCATTTCACCCACCACGACTACGTGGACCGGGTGGGCCTGGCCGCGACGGTCGGCGGCGAGTTCATCGCGACGGTCCGCTACGACCGGATCGACGCCGAGGGCCGCCCCGCCTCCGCCCCCGCCGACGAGGCCGAGGTCACCTTCCTCGTCCAGGACGCCCACCAGGGCCGCGGCGTCGCCTCCGCCCTGCTGGAGCACATCGCCGCCGTCGCCCGCGAGCGCGGCATCAGGCGGTTCGCCGCGGAGGTGCTGCCCGCCAACACCAGGATGATCAAGGTGTTCACGGACGCCGGCTACACCCAGAAGCGCAGCTTCGAGGACGGCGCCGTCCGCCTCCACCTCGACCTGGAGCCCACCGACCGCTCCCTCGCCGTCCAGCGCGCCCGCGAGCAGCGCGCCGAAGCCCGGTCGGTGCAGCGGCTCCTCGCCCCCGGCTCCGTCGCCGTCGTCGGCGCGGGCCGCACGCCGGGCGGCGTCGGCCGCACCGTCCTGCGGAACCTCGCCGGGGCCGGGTTCACCGGCCGCCTGTACGCCGTGAACCGCGCCCTGCCCCGGGGAGGGGCCACCCTGGACGGAGTCCCCGCCCACCGCTCCGTCGGCGACATCGGCGAGCCCGTCGACCTGGCCGTCGTCGCGGTGTCCGCCGAGCACGTCCCGGACGCGGTCGCGGACTGCGGCGAGCACGGCGTGCGCGGGCTCGTCGTCCTGTCCACCGACTACGCCGAGAGCGGCCCGGCCGGACGGGAGCGCCAGCGGGCACTGGTGCGGCAGGCCCGCTCGTACGGGATGCGCGTCATCGGCCCCAACGCCTTCGGCGTGATCAACACCGCCGGGGACGTGCGGCTCAACGCCTCCCTCGCCCCGCACCTGCCCGCCACCGGGCGGATCGGCCTGTTCACCCAGTCCGGCGCGATCGGCATCGCCCTCCTGTCCGGGCTCCACCGGCGCGGCGCGGGCGTGTCGTCGTTCGTCTCGGCGGGCAACCGGGCCGACGTCTCCGGCAACGACATCCTCCAGTACTGGTACGAGGACCCCGGCACCGACGTGGCCCTGCTGTACCTGGAGTCGATCGGCAACCCGAGGAAGTTCACCCGGCTCGCCCGCCGCACCGCCGCCGTCAAACCGGTCGTCGTCGTCAAGGGCGCCCGGCACAGCGGCAGCGCGCCCCCCGGGCACGCGGTGCCCACCACCCGCGTCCCGCACACGACGGTGTCCGCGCTGCTCCGCCAGGCCGGGGTCATCCGCGTCGACACGGTCACCGAACTCGTCGACGTGGGCCTGCTGCTCGCCGGGCAGCCCCTGCCCCGCGGGCCGCGCGTCGCGATCCTCGGCAACTCCGAGTCGCTGGGCCTCCTCGCCTACGACGCCTGCCTCACCGAGGGCCTGCGGCCACTGCCGCCCCGCGACCTGACGACCGCCGCCACCCCCGACGACTTCCGGGCCGCGCTCACCGGGGCCCTGCACGACGACGCGTGCGACGCGGTGGTCGTCACCGCCATCCCGTGGGTCCCCCGGCAGGGAGCGGCGGGACCGGCCGGCGGGGGCGCGGCGCTGGCCGGCGCCCTGCGGGAGGCCCGCGCCGCCGCCCCGGCGAAGCCGGTCGTGGTCGTCCACGTCGAGCTGGGCGCCCTCGCGGACGCCCTGGCGGCCGCCACCGGTACCGGCCCGGAGCGCCGGGACCCGCCGGGACCTGTCGGCCCCGCACTCCGGCCGGGCGGGGCGGACCGGACGGGGCACG
- a CDS encoding DUF5998 family protein has protein sequence MAKTGTTTQELRAAIERSGYYPALVAEAVEAAVGGEPIVSYLVHQETTFDANEVRRHVTVLVLTATRFIVSHTDEQSADTTSPTPYATTSTESVKLGRISSVVVSRVVANPESYQPGTLPREIVLTVGWGAVSRIDLEPAACGDPNCDADHGYTGNSTADDLSLRVSEAGDGPETVRQALHFAQALSEATVAAL, from the coding sequence ATGGCGAAGACCGGTACGACGACCCAGGAGCTGCGCGCGGCGATCGAGCGCAGCGGCTACTACCCGGCCCTCGTGGCCGAGGCGGTGGAGGCCGCCGTCGGCGGCGAGCCGATCGTGTCGTACCTCGTCCACCAGGAGACCACGTTCGACGCCAACGAGGTCCGGCGCCACGTCACCGTCCTCGTGCTCACCGCGACGCGCTTCATCGTCAGCCACACCGACGAGCAGAGCGCCGACACGACCTCCCCGACGCCGTACGCCACCACGTCCACCGAGTCCGTGAAGCTCGGCCGGATCTCGTCGGTCGTCGTCAGCCGCGTCGTCGCGAACCCCGAGTCGTACCAGCCCGGCACGCTTCCCCGCGAGATCGTCCTCACGGTCGGCTGGGGCGCGGTCTCCCGGATCGACCTGGAGCCCGCCGCCTGCGGCGACCCGAACTGCGACGCCGACCACGGCTACACGGGCAACTCCACCGCCGACGACCTGAGCCTGCGGGTCAGCGAGGCGGGCGACGGCCCGGAGACGGTCCGTCAGGCCCTCCACTTCGCCCAGGCCCTGTCCGAGGCCACGGTGGCCGCGCTCTGA
- a CDS encoding M16 family metallopeptidase: MEFHPQPKPGAPRVWAFPAPERGRLANGLTVLRCHRPGQRVVAIEIVLDAPLDAEPEGLDGVATVMARALSEGTDKHSAEEFAAELERCGATLDAHADHPAVRVSLEVPASRLGKALGLLSDALRAPAFAEDEIGRLVRNRLDEIPHETANPARRAGKQLSAELFPASARMSRPRQGTEETVARIDAAAVRAFYEAHVRPASATAVVVGDLTGVDLDALLDDTLGAWTGDAPRPRTAQPVTADDTGRVVIVDRPGAVQTQLLIGRVGPDRHDSVWPAQVVGTYCLGGTLTSRLDRVLREEKGYTYGVRAFGQVLRSLPDGTGAAMLAISGSVDTPNTGPALDDLWTVLRTLAAEGLTDAERDAAVHNLVGVAPLRYETAASVAGTLADQVEQHLPDDFQAQLYRRLDATGTVEATAAVVNAFPPDRLVTVLVGDAARIKAPVEALGLGEVTVVTG, encoded by the coding sequence ATGGAGTTCCACCCGCAGCCGAAGCCCGGCGCGCCCCGCGTGTGGGCCTTCCCCGCGCCCGAGCGCGGCCGGCTCGCAAACGGCCTCACGGTGCTGCGCTGCCACCGCCCCGGCCAGCGGGTCGTCGCCATCGAGATCGTCCTCGACGCCCCGCTGGACGCCGAGCCCGAGGGCCTCGACGGCGTCGCCACCGTCATGGCCCGCGCCCTTTCCGAGGGGACGGACAAGCACAGCGCCGAGGAGTTCGCCGCCGAACTGGAGCGGTGCGGCGCCACCCTGGACGCGCACGCCGACCACCCCGCCGTGCGGGTGTCCCTGGAGGTGCCCGCCTCCCGGCTGGGCAAGGCCCTCGGCCTGCTCTCCGACGCGCTGCGGGCCCCGGCCTTCGCGGAGGACGAGATCGGCCGCCTCGTCCGCAACCGGCTCGACGAGATCCCGCACGAGACGGCCAACCCGGCCCGCCGCGCGGGCAAGCAGCTCTCCGCCGAGCTGTTCCCCGCCTCCGCGCGGATGTCCCGGCCCCGCCAGGGCACGGAGGAGACCGTCGCCCGGATCGACGCCGCGGCCGTACGGGCCTTCTACGAGGCCCACGTCCGCCCGGCGTCGGCCACCGCGGTCGTGGTCGGCGACCTGACCGGCGTCGACCTGGACGCGCTCCTCGACGACACGCTCGGCGCGTGGACCGGCGACGCGCCCCGCCCCCGCACGGCGCAGCCCGTCACGGCCGACGACACCGGCCGCGTCGTCATCGTGGACCGGCCGGGCGCCGTGCAGACGCAGCTGCTCATCGGCCGCGTCGGGCCCGACCGGCACGACAGCGTGTGGCCCGCGCAGGTCGTCGGCACGTACTGCCTGGGCGGCACGCTCACCTCCCGTCTCGACCGCGTCCTGCGCGAGGAGAAGGGCTACACCTACGGCGTGCGGGCCTTCGGGCAGGTCCTGAGGTCCCTGCCGGACGGCACGGGCGCGGCGATGCTCGCCATCAGCGGCTCCGTCGACACGCCCAACACCGGTCCCGCGCTGGACGACCTGTGGACGGTGCTGCGCACCCTCGCGGCGGAGGGCCTCACCGACGCCGAGCGCGACGCCGCCGTGCACAACCTCGTGGGCGTGGCCCCGCTCAGGTACGAGACGGCGGCGTCCGTCGCCGGCACGCTCGCCGACCAGGTCGAGCAGCACCTGCCGGACGACTTCCAGGCGCAGCTGTACCGGCGCCTGGACGCCACGGGCACGGTGGAGGCGACGGCGGCCGTCGTCAACGCCTTCCCGCCGGACCGCCTGGTCACCGTCCTCGTCGGGGACGCGGCACGGATCAAGGCGCCGGTGGAGGCGCTGGGCCTCGGCGAGGTGACGGTCGTCACCGGCTGA
- a CDS encoding M23 family metallopeptidase, with protein MAFTRSTGKHRAPSRMSRRSAQAAGAAALATSGVIGTLASPAFAADAEHASLEDTGLNQAITRYELADEVEDQAVAQELAAEVAERQAEAEAAAERQAEIRVQAAREAQERADREAERKRLDSFQLPVAGSYVSTAYGAGGALWSSGSHSGVDFHAPYGVSVVSVGRGTVVEAGWGGAYGNNVVIRMHDGTYTQYAHLASVSVAVGQEVEPGQQIGLSGSTGNSTGPHLHFEARTSGEYGSDIDPVSYLRARGVNV; from the coding sequence ATGGCGTTCACCCGTTCCACCGGGAAGCACCGCGCTCCGAGCCGCATGAGCCGCAGGAGCGCCCAGGCCGCCGGCGCCGCCGCGCTCGCCACCTCCGGTGTCATCGGAACCCTCGCCTCCCCGGCGTTCGCCGCCGACGCGGAGCACGCCTCCCTCGAGGACACCGGCCTCAACCAGGCCATCACCCGCTACGAGCTGGCCGACGAGGTCGAGGACCAGGCCGTCGCCCAGGAGCTGGCCGCCGAGGTCGCCGAGCGCCAGGCCGAGGCCGAGGCGGCTGCCGAGCGGCAGGCCGAGATCCGCGTCCAGGCCGCCCGCGAGGCCCAGGAGCGCGCCGACCGCGAGGCCGAGCGCAAGCGCCTCGACTCGTTCCAGCTCCCGGTGGCCGGCTCGTACGTCTCCACCGCCTACGGGGCGGGCGGCGCGCTGTGGTCCTCCGGCAGCCACTCGGGCGTCGACTTCCACGCCCCGTACGGCGTCTCCGTCGTCTCCGTGGGCCGCGGCACGGTCGTCGAGGCCGGCTGGGGCGGCGCGTACGGCAACAACGTGGTGATCCGGATGCACGACGGCACCTACACGCAGTACGCCCACCTCGCCTCGGTCTCCGTCGCGGTCGGCCAGGAGGTCGAGCCGGGCCAGCAGATCGGCCTCTCCGGCTCCACCGGCAACTCCACGGGCCCCCACCTGCACTTCGAGGCCCGCACCTCCGGCGAGTACGGCTCCGACATCGACCCGGTCTCCTACCTCCGGGCCCGCGGCGTCAACGTCTGA